A single window of Nicotiana tomentosiformis chromosome 1, ASM39032v3, whole genome shotgun sequence DNA harbors:
- the LOC138907144 gene encoding uncharacterized protein, protein MAIYLRCLVTEEDQAKMNEVGTSSVFNEAQQALNQASVLHHESFLRSYLEINQLEFELKEQVRKKDMHMALSEQQDEAFRDLPILRAKMEKAQNEALSVKREHANLVEKVRIFEAKNEMLLVVTNNAILQVQEKVDLIEQLWAEKDEVKATTEMWKGRIDLFASEKEAAKEELALVKDQLWVARDKTDKWSRLNDELWAQLNSVVTERDALGQEYNALRSKLEETSIDSSDIEETLAQYKANVEIAEARLKKRSST, encoded by the exons ATGGCTATCTACCTTCgttgcctggtgaccgaggaggaccaagCAAAGATGAACGAAGTAGGCACGTCAAGCGTCTTCAACGAGGCACAACAGGCACTGAACCAG GCTTCAGTGCTTCATCATGAAAGCTTCCTTCGGTCCTACTTGGAGATCAAccagctcgagttcgagctcaaagagCAAGTTCGGAAGAAGGACATGCACATGGCTCTTAGTGAACAGCAAGACGAGGCCTTCAGGGACCTCCCAATCCTCCGAGCCAAGATGGAAAAGGCTCAGAACGAGGCCTTGTCCGTGAAGCGGGAGCACGCCAACCTGGTTGAGAAGGTAAGAATCTTTGAGGCTAAAAACGAGATGCTACTCGTGGTGACTAACAATGCAATTTTGCAGGTCCAGGAGAAGGTAGACTTGATCGAACAGCTCTGGGCTGAGAAGGATGAGGTCAAGGCCACGACCGAGATGTGGAAGGGCAGGATAGACCTGTTTGCTTCGGAAAAAGAGGCTGCAAAAGAGGAGTTGGCATTGGTCAAAGACCAACTTTGGGTGGCAAGGGACAAGACTGACAAGTGGTCTCGGCTCAATGATGAACTCTGGGCACAACTGAACTCAGTCGTCACAGAACGGGATGCTCTCGGCCAAGAATATAATGCGCTGAGGTCCAAGTTGGAGGAAACTTCTATTGATTCCTCCGATATTGAGGAAACTTTGGCCCAGTATAAGGCTAATGTGGAGATAGCCGAGGCCCGCTTAAAAAAAAGATCGAGTACGTAA